In Thunnus thynnus chromosome 4, fThuThy2.1, whole genome shotgun sequence, the DNA window TCAACTAATAAAAGCCAGTTTAGTTTGGACAAAGAGGGTATTTTTAGATTAAGTCAGGTTGTAAATTTGAAGTGGTAGACTAAGATGAGCCCTGCAATGAGCATTagagagatttttaaaaaggtgccTGAGCCTCAAGGCTTTTTACAACACCAAGGTGAGCTAACCAGCAATATTTGTCCCTATCTGAGGATTGAACACTGCACTGTGGACAGGCCGTAGTGTGGgaataaaaagacacacagaggcGACCATCTGTATGAAACTGGTCCACTGCACTTCAAAGGAGAACATAGGGAAATGGAGGATAAGTCACAAAATCATTATACTGGTCAATGGGAATAAGTTGTGAGACGTAACCAGGCTACGATCTGCTAAAACCAACCatacagcacaaaaacaaagacttttGATATTCATTGGAGGGGGTTGAGAAGAGTTTTGATTCATGTGACTTCATAATTCTGCTCAGAGCCCCAAGACATACCAGATGATTATCTATAATCGAAATCTCTGGAAATGTGAAGTTCCAGACATTTGATGGTGGACCATTCCCCTTTTAAAAACAAGGATTTACAGTAATGGGTgaggacaaaatgacaaacttatgattcaaataataaaaaaagaacaacctTTGTAAACCAGCTGTCTCTTCACTTTCAAAACTTTTATCAGCAGTGTACTGAATGAAGCAGGAAAACTTACTAGTATTTTTGGTTTTCAACAAGCTAGATATGACGAAAGGGAGGCAGACTGTCGGCCGGGTAGGTAGAATTGGCTGAATAGGACTGGCCAGATGCTGCAAGGTGATTAGGTGGCAGGCAGATGGGGGTTGGCTGTggcttttttcctgctttaattGGTTAGCCGAAGGCTGCTGCTGGTAGGTTGTAGACATTTGGGAACGAAATACGCTGATTGGTCGGGAATGTGAGGTGGGCCGCTGCCGTTTGGGTTAAGgttgaaggaggaggaggctgagaaCGGCATGCTGAGGAACCAATGGGCTGGTGCAACCTGACGACTGGCCATGCCCGGGTCATGTGACAGCACCAGCCAAGCTGATTGGGGCACGATGGTCAGCAGTCACATGATGCTGAAAGAGGACTAGTTGATTGACTCAGAGGGTGGTGAGAAGAGGCATGGTGGTGGCTCTGCAACGGGTTTCATTCTTATTAAtatagatgaaaaataaaaagcatcctcaaacaaaaagaaaaaatgcatcACATTTGGCACTTTCATCCCCCCCCAAATTTTAAACagattatacttttttttttgcgacATAGGAATAACCCACTCCTATTTCACATTTCTAATTCGCCACTTTTAAGCATTTACAATTTAGAAACCTTTTGAAAGTGTACATAAAATATGTACACATCAAAAGAAGCATTTGTGCCCAAAGCAGAAGTTAATTCTTGCcggacagattttaaaatgcataatgCAATAAAAGAACCTCACCACATAACCTAGTATAACGTCCTATTCCCAcgtcatatttcattttttgattaTGAATACGAATCTGTTTGGCTCCCTACATAAAACGACAAATAATGTCAATGAAGATGATACTGCAAGCCTTACACATAGCAGCAGTCACAAATGCATACTCAGCACAAAAGATTACAAACACTAGGTCTagactggaaaaacaaacaattacccATAAATATACTGTGGTTAGGAGAGTGAAATCAGCAAGTCGCAGAACAGGATTAAAGTACAAGATAAACAAAATGTTGGTCTCGACTGGCCACTgtcaaacaacaacatataGGTCACCTTCGCCTGGGCGGTGGGCTACGCCGCCTGTAGTCATCTCGATCTCGAGGACGCCTGCTCCACGAAGGGGGAGCGCCACGGGTGCGGCTGCGCTTCTCGCCATTGGACAGCTCTACCCGTACCCGGCAACCACACAATGTCCTGTAAAAACAACCAACCATTAGCTATTGCAGCTGTAAGCAAGAAGAGTCCTGctcttgttttatctgctgTATCTCAAGCCTACCTTCCATCGAGCTCACGCACGGCATCAGTTGCATCTCTAGGATCTTCAAATTCTACAAAAGCGAAGCCTGGGGGGTTCCTAGCAACCCAGACACTGCGAAGAGGACCATAGTAGCCAAATGCCCTCTCTAACTCTGTCTTGTTTCCATTGTTGCCCAAGTTTCCAACATAGACTTTGCAGTCAAGAGGACAGTCACGATGCATGACTGGatctgaaaattaaaaaatgagagaatttgttattattaaaacagGTAGATAGGACAGATGTTCAGGAAGTGACCTCGCCTTTAAACAGAGGCTCTAAAATCACAAAAGTGACCCTGAGTGAAACAAATCCACAGCACAGATTAATCTGTTCAAAGTAATCAGTTTACGTCTTTATGAGACGTTTGTTTGAAACTTTACGATGTTCCTGCAGTATGTAAAATACCACACAACCAGTTTTATTATGTGGGAGGTGAACTAAACTAACTGAGCGTgtgcaaatgtgaaaatgagCGTTAACTTCAGCTCAatcattttgttaaatattCAAAACTCTTTGATATGCTTTAAGCCGCCAGATCATCCAGAAAACTTACAACGACGTAACGGTACATGTTAACATAAGTGTGTTAAAGCTACATTATCCATCAATGACTTGCGTGAGGGACATACTGCAATTACTCTGTAATATGTTTTGGAGTCAATTCTCAATAATATTTGAATCTTCTTTGAAAGAAGTTAGGCCTGCGGTTGGACTCGCGGTCTATGCTAACTTTAGcctagcaaaaaaaaatgttaatcgCCGTAGATAATGCTGAGCCCTGAATAAGTTCGGGTCTCTATTTTAACTGACATACTAAATTAACACTAATATCATCCgcctttaaaatgtgttatttcacATTCGACATTCCTTCGACGCTTCGTAGCTAACAATAGCTAACAGCCGGTAAACGGTAGCTAAAATGGCTGTCGGCTTTCCGAGGCCTGGTGTCATGCAGCGGCAAACACAGAAATCAAACAATAGACTAAATGAATGTGACTATCCGATTAATCGACCCAAACAGGACATTAATATACAGTTCCGATACAATGCACTATTAATAATTTGGTTCAAACCCTACCGTGTTTGTTGCAGTTCACAGTTTATATTTTTCCTCTCCGGCCGGTTTGTTCGTCTCGGTCGTCGATGGAAAATGGCGTGACGGATAATGTCAGTAGAGTGACCAGGATGCTGCTCCCGGGAGGGCGGagttagtttttatttgtgtgtgtaaaaattCTTACAACCCTCCTTCTTATCATACTTACTAAATTTAACAGCTTCTAACACGTTTTTGATGTCACAAAGAaccaatttaatttaatccagTGGATGAGTTTCTAAAAAATAGTTAATGAGAACTTCCTACGGATGACTATAGCGCCCAACCGGGATTTATTAACGAACGCACACTTGGTGCAAAAAAGCTGCGATACCATATTTGGCCACAGCGTTGGAGTCAATGAAGTGTTGGCGCTGTTTCGATATTTTTGACAGAGGAGCTCAAACCGTGGGTAGTTTTTTAATAAACCTTTATTGAATAGAATTATACACAATGTACAATCGTTAGAACAAATTCAATTAACGACACAGAGTATAAGGAtaaggaaacagtaaaatacaagggtttacaaaatgaacaatacaataaataaataattgaataatataaataaaagtacatttgaaCAAAATATTCATGCATTTAACAGCATTTCGCTGATTTACAATCTTTACAGTGCTGCTCAAAATCCtcatggaaaacagaaaaaatgggATTTTGTTGGTTGCTGATGTAATTGGTATATGCCTAAACTCAACCAACTGGGGTTTTATACTTAAACATTACAATTTTAATCTTACTTGGAAATCAAATCATCTGGTTTGGTAGACCAGTCACAGCAGTTTTGTCCATTACCCTGGTGAGTGAGGACCATCATTTTGCAGAGGTGAGAAATTAAAAGCTGCATTTGTGGAAATAGTGTAGTATGCCATCACATTTTGCCATTCCAGTTTTAATTGTGCTGTTTCCATTTAATCTGAATCTGCTGGATGTATCCTTAACTCTCCCTGTATATTCCTGTAATCTGAAGAGAGCAGGTATGGGAAATAAAGTTATGTGATGTAGCATAATGCAAAGAAGTAACTAACTCTAACTCACTTTCTCTTGAGTTCTTGAGTGTTATATTTGCTTTTGTCAGGTTGCTCTTCCATGTGACATTCCCACAGCACATCTTTACTCATGCACCATAGACCACTGATGTTGTTGCTCACTAACAGCCATGCCTGCAATGATTTCCATTTGCTTTGAGGTTAGTTTACTTCAATTCATCCAAGGCTGGAGCCTACCTCAGCATCCATAACACTcttttcagtcaggttttatgGTCGTGTACCATGCTCTCTACTCCATACAAGTTCTGCAGAGATGCTTTTGAGGCCCAGTGAGAGAGAATAGAGGACTGAGATTGTACTGGGCAGcaactgtgtgtgaatgtcatTGAAACAAGCTCATTTACTCCttaatacaggaaaaaaaaacattgaaatacaatgtaattaatagaaacacacaactgcaacacagaagaataaaaatagaacaagaGTAAGGTAATAttaacaatgaaataaacaaagtagtactaaatgaaaaaaggtaaatttaaaatctacttacagaatggaataataatagttttgaaatgggatataaaacttgaaatgaaatattgtctgtacaaaggaaatatggactgcaCTacggacaaagaaatgaaatgtatgaaatttATGAAGGTGACgtgcaataaatcaataatgtaacagtggaggttgaaatATGTAGTGAGAACTTTGTCAGACAAGCTTGTGCCCTGTATATTATTTGAATATACGcacacatgcagaaaaaaaaaaaaaaaaatcaaatttcacCGCCACAATTTGTTGTGAAGAGAAACTTTAAATCAAGAGATGGTAGTGTTTATTTTGCACTAGCAGTACAAGGGAGCACGCGCACTGAGACAGGATTCCTATGAGTTTAATGCTGCATTTACAACAACTGGGAATCGACTGTTTCTACACAGTAGCTGTGTTCCAGTCCCATACAAAGTCTTACTGAGGTTTTAATAGGCAAATATAAGGACGTTGCACATGTAATGCACAAGCTGGTCAGTGCATTAACAGGACTGGACTACCATCCATGCAGTACCTCTACATCCAGAGAAGCATGAGAAAAGGACCATCAATGACCCCAACCACCCAGCCCAGCTACCACTCTCCTACTATCAGGCAAGTGGTATTAGAAGCATAGCAGACTGCTAAACAATGGGACTTTGTGAAcatacatgacacacacacacacacacacacacacacacacacacacacacacacacacacagtctccctctctctctcttagcaaattttagacatattagaaactgtctctctttggatgcagccaagatatttatgcatgatatgctatgattctttcccatatgtgtCCCATATGTctcataaaacctcttgagtccttatacaaacaaactctaaaaactctgtacaaaaagccaatgcatttccatcactgtagggtactggagaaatacaatttactttattctcaaatttgtgcttagccatttaaaattttaaatggtttggcccctcctccactatgtgactttg includes these proteins:
- the srsf3b gene encoding serine/arginine-rich splicing factor 3b, which translates into the protein MHRDCPLDCKVYVGNLGNNGNKTELERAFGYYGPLRSVWVARNPPGFAFVEFEDPRDATDAVRELDGRTLCGCRVRVELSNGEKRSRTRGAPPSWSRRPRDRDDYRRRSPPPRRRSPRRRSFSRSRSRSFSRDRRRERSLSRDRNHKPSRSFSRSRSRSRSNDRK